The Streptomyces sp. NBC_00440 genome contains a region encoding:
- a CDS encoding helix-turn-helix domain-containing protein has protein sequence MSSAFTSAAASAAEAVIPATESASQRLADAALELFAERGYGNTTVLDIAKRAGLAKSSP, from the coding sequence GTGTCGTCAGCCTTCACATCGGCCGCTGCGAGCGCCGCCGAGGCGGTCATCCCCGCCACCGAGAGCGCATCGCAACGACTCGCTGACGCCGCTCTCGAACTGTTCGCGGAGCGCGGGTACGGGAACACGACCGTGCTCGACATCGCGAAGCGCGCCGGACTCGCCAAGAGCTCGCCATGA
- a CDS encoding ATP-binding protein, with product MTVRHDKVSYPPYPRSVPLARRRVASLVADWGHPELAGDAALVAGELCGNAVLHGCLRDRLFRVDVTLGGNTLRIAVTDPRGERLPVPRVADPDDQFGRGLLIVDTVAARWDVQTLTVGKAVWAELDVQPVALICP from the coding sequence ATGACCGTCCGGCACGACAAGGTCAGCTACCCCCCGTACCCGCGCAGCGTCCCCCTGGCCCGCAGACGCGTCGCCTCGCTCGTCGCCGACTGGGGACACCCCGAACTCGCCGGTGACGCCGCGCTCGTGGCCGGTGAACTCTGCGGGAACGCCGTGCTGCACGGGTGTCTGCGGGACCGGCTCTTCCGGGTCGACGTCACGCTCGGGGGGAACACTCTCCGGATCGCGGTGACGGACCCTCGCGGGGAACGGCTGCCAGTGCCACGGGTCGCCGACCCCGACGACCAGTTCGGGCGCGGGCTGCTCATCGTCGATACGGTCGCGGCCCGCTGGGACGTACAGACCCTGACCGTGGGCAAGGCCGTCTGGGCCGAACTGGACGTGCAGCCCGTAGCGTTGATCTGCCCGTAG